A part of Andrena cerasifolii isolate SP2316 chromosome 10, iyAndCera1_principal, whole genome shotgun sequence genomic DNA contains:
- the LOC143374415 gene encoding uncharacterized protein LOC143374415 isoform X3: MLIECGSGVYAVPSKARVKAYRLLCSTAQVFPRDRRCVPGAPRGDRMSGSGSDDEGSRCNRSRGSNVVAMGDVLPKKYTDDASCDECSHANLRLAQQAADLAGQYEDQDVRSPVVADSVPVANLGMDETAVDAFIRGARGPDSSSGSIDNSPRGKEACSCDTYKAKRELFREELQKAMKFQNLWTELRQHTRTSFNAALEASRIPEGLHLQQNMLSMDSMHDIVLQLCKRDPRQLFMRLVSQAQEFVVEVKVRLLALLHDRSVNNLAEIFLTGLLDDYDALISTASQISELIQPLKDHLCKSNLSWDCFVKKLYQIYVYDDPLVQNNLPPFIGQLRKLLPLKGSEYQGLVHRYLSFNDEMTVIGDLWPGTEPWMDKYNAEQAVRMTRLRQIKEAWELFTATRKLMEQRMLNKSPDDRTELQEVDGQLSTLASQAKIGIPDMDSRPLSPTPDFSLDSLNMPPSIEIVQILLDDWNKAQHQKLADIAGVLTAIDIYANGQDDPDFFDYARTTCHLAQFAIKSVRAHNEGGCLESNTEDGKSCECHMCTGPSVSPNFNKSGTESIELPLENPFPQLTNGFLEDTANCSATQVKKKVEDVETTTDESEDTDVRSSEPQPCTCVYQHAREITERKKEVLENPPCPCLLNSKRKWDTCPCLTKSVPEAVASSHPKPVSPSIVKTNQEPSKPAVKTGSTQSAQTQTRHSTTQTPNTSHNHAAHQGRCATHPHTHGPLPDLVKNTGPSHRSHTHNNHSTHACHKQANVEHIKRVSCNDLSSGDGDCSDSGSSQEDSCSTSSSAQRDSSRHCDCCYCEVFGHGVPSVAPVSRNYNEIRERLRQLLTKKKAKKCKAACSPSKSSSESLLANTNTEIKAITNSAARSNTPVSTASTVQPDQQRDQRDLEELLEFIEGNQNGKKDNNKKAEKKARQKQRKLEEKLKRDRQEAERQKLIELQKKTPEVTITVVDPQKPVPQRLLPQCNLPEVSILPTSPPVALPTVKQLSNKKKDKQEVCSNSSNASSGSCSSSSSSSSSINSKAKTAPLNTNIKNKSINTSKLDKTVVLGQASKAAAKADKLEVSNKSNKTPTSSNGTNIKCNASNTTDKSLAVDLTDKKLTKKERKKLKKQMKKMEEAKGKEVMKPVQAESQPQIVTIKRVMESNSAEPTVTITLKGQTPAEDKVLFTLVNGQTKEAPLPKLETEQNQNISGKKKKTKANNNNNNSNTNNNNNNSLQQGNKSQQTNNSKQQPQNKICDNKNVKQQANNEKAKGKQLDEKKVQQQSITDTKTKSKKDKKNTENKENVLQQNTVNKNKNQQQNVSTKKQNKINTPPQTPVSQKPPPNANITNESNKKSKGQQQDKNNQLNTNRNNRNVPTNVSNKQGKSDNQKVQSKTPVQMTIKQRPEVQPSSTERVNSPLSSQFKDIGVNSKINIENLKLPPGITITKVDAPAKPLPIRSAPLPKPVNPPKQTTIIAAPMSGVQSSYASSQAGGNVIVVDTGKLKQDLLPKPAEKDVPKESLPSQSTSGKKKKKKNKNAANSSNVLSQAAMQNNDPFSNDHTDEPARILHNPNTNMVTIRNPAFGPMKVPPTQQAAIIKVSENGMVTIRSPALQQAINAGLTSPPKPDYIVKGDLSSRTSAEGATNLKHSSNGIIPSSLAELRSRLTPDCATLSGLANIQISKVTNGQPIPENGINLKGTSVTLTKVRTETSMKDVQSAKTAVREALNASIVAASSTGKSKKKKKRGAGTRQCGDDWNLVGEGRVPR; encoded by the exons ATGTTGATTGAATGCGGTTCAGGTGTTTACGCGGTTCCAAGTAAAGCCCGTGTAAAAGCGTATCGATTGCTGTGCAGCACAGCTCAGGTATTTCCGAGGGATCGACGCTGTGTGCCGGGTGCACCACGCGGCGACAGAATGAGCGGCAGCGGCAGCGACGACGAGGGCAGTCGATGCAACAGGAGCAGGGGAAGCAACGTAGTAGCGATGGGTGACGTTCTACCTAAGAAATACACTGACGATGCGTCCTGCGACGAATGCAGCCACGCGAACCTACGTCTCGCGCAACAGGCCGCCGATTTAGCTGGCCAGTACGAGGACCAGGATGTCAGGTCCCCCGTGGTCGCAGACTCGGTCCCCGTCGCG AACTTGGGGATGGACGAAACCGCGGTCGACGCGTTCATCAGAGGCGCCAGGGGCCCCGACAGCTCGAGTGGCAGCATAGACAACTCCCCCAGAGGAAAGGAAGCATGCTCCTGCGATACGTACAAAGCGAAAAG AGAGCTGTTCAGAGAGGAACTGCAGAAGGCCATGAAGTTTCAGAATCTGTGGACCGAATTGAGGCAACATACACGAACGTCTTTTAACGCCGCTTTGGAGGCCTCTCGTATTCCGGAGGGCTTACACTTGCAGCAGAATATGTTGTCTATGGACAGTATGCATGACATTGTTCTGCA ACTGTGTAAAAGAGATCCCCGTCAGCTGTTTATGAGGCTAGTGAGTCAGGCACAAGAGTTTGTTGTAGAAGTAAAAGTTCGGTTGTTAGCTCTTCTACACGATCGTAGTGTAAATAATttagcagaaatttttcttacaG GTCTCTTAGATGATTATGATGCACTGATATCAACAGCTTCACAAATTTCTGAGTTAATACAACCTTTGAAAGATCATCTCTGCAAATCTAATTTATCGTGGGATTGTTTTGTTAAAAAGTTGTATCAGATCTATGTGTACGATGATCCATTGGTACAAAATAATTTGCCACCGTTTATAGGGcag CTAAGAAAACTTTTGCCTCTGAAAGGCTCGGAATACCAAGGTCTCGTTCATCGATACTTATCGTTTAATGACGAGATGACGGTAATCGGGGATCTATGGCCGGGAACGGAGCCGTGGATGGATAAATATAA TGCGGAGCAAGCAGTTCGAATGACTAGGCTTAGGCAAATAAAGGAGGCTTGGGAATTGTTTACCGCAACTAGGAAACTTATGGAGCAGCGTATGTTGAACAAGTCGCCCGACGATAGAAC CGAGTTGCAAGAGGTTGACGGGCAACTTTCTACGCTTGCGTCGCAAGCAAAAATTGGTATACCTGACATGGACAGTAGGCCCCTAAGTCCAACACCGGATTTCAGTTTGGATTCGCTGAATATGCCACCGAGCATCGAGATAGTTCAAATCTTGTTAGACGACTGGAATAAAGCCCAGCATCAAAAATTAGCTGACATAGCGGGCGTACTGACCGCGATAGACATTTATGCCAACGGACAAGATGATCCAGATTTCTTTGACTATGCACGCACCACTTGTCACTTGGCTCAGTTCGCGATTAAGTCAGTCAG GGCCCACAACGAAGGGGGGTGTTTAGAAAGCAACACAGAAGATGGTAAAAGTTGCGAATGTCACATGTGTACGGGACCTTCAGTTTCTCCAAAT tttaatAAAAGTGGGACAGAGAGCATAGAGTTACCGTTAGAAAACCCATTTCCCCAACTGACCAATGGTTTTTTAG AAGACACGGCGAATTGTTCCGCGACGCAGGTGAAGAAAAAAGTGGAGGATGTGGAAACGACGACTGACGAGAGTGAAGACACTGACGTAAGATCATCCGAACCGCAGCCTTGTACGTGCGTTTATCAGCACGCGAGGGAAATAacagaaaggaagaaagaagtcCTAGAAAATCCTCCTTGCCCCTGTTTATTGAACTCCAAACGGAAGTGGGATACCTGTCCTTGCCTGACGAAAT CTGTGCCTGAAGCGGTCGCGTCGAGTCACCCGAAGCCAGTATCACCTTCTATCGTGAAAACTAACCAGGAACCGAGCAAGCCCGCGGTTAAAACTGGCTCCACGCAGTCCGCCCAAACGCAAACCAGACACTCGACAACGCAGACGCCAAATACCAGTCACAATCATGCAGCACACCAGGGTAGGT GCGCCACTCATCCACACACGCACGGACCTCTGCCGGACTTGGTAAAAAATACGGGTCCCTCTCACAGATCTCACACGCACAACAATCACTCGACGCACGCCTGCCACAAACAGGCCAATGTCGAGCACATCAAGAGAGTGTCGTGCAATGACC TGAGTTCTGGAGACGGCGATTGCTCGGATTCTGGTAGCAGTCAAGAGGACTCATGTTCGACCAGTAGTTCAGCGCAGAGGGATTCGAGTAGGCACTGCGATTGTTGTTACTGCGAGGTGTTCGGTCATGGGGTT CCCTCGGTAGCGCCGGTTAGTCGAAATTACAATGAAATCAGGGAGAGATTACGTCAGTTACTGACCAAGAAGAAGGCTAAGAAGTGCAAGGCCGCGTGTAGCCCTTCGAAGAGTTCCTCGGAATCGTTGTTAGCTAATACGAACACGGAGATAAAGGCGATAACGAATTCGGCGGCCAGATCGAACACACCAGTTTCCACTGCGTCTACGGTGCAACCGGACCAGCAACGAGATCAGAGGGACTTGGAAGAACTACTCGAGTTTATCGAAGGGAACCAGAATGGGAAGAAGGATAACAATAAGAAGGCCGAGAAGAAGGCCAGGCAGAAGCAACGAAAG TTGGAGGAGAAGCTCAAAAGAGACAGGCAAGAAGCTGAAAGACAGAAACTGATAGAGTTACAGAAAAAGACACCAGAAGTGACGATCACTGTCGTAGATCCGCAGAAACCCGTTCCTCAGAGATTATTACCTCAGTGTAATCTACCCGAAGTATCTATTTTACCCACGTCACCGCCAGTAGCATTGCCGACTGTAAAGCAATTGAGTaataaaaagaaagacaaaCAGGAAGTTTGTAGCAATAGTAGTAACGCCAGTAGCGGTAGCTGTAGCAGCAGTAGTAGTAGTTCTAGTAGTATAAATAGCAAAGCAAAGACTGCACCTCTCAATACGAACATAAAGAACAAAAGTATTAATACGAGTAAGCTCGATAAAACGGTGGTACTTGGCCAAGCGAGTAAGGCAGCCGCCAAAGCCGACAAGCTTGAAGTTAGTAATAAAAGTAACAAAACACCGACGAGTAGCAATGGCACAAATATTAAATGTAACGCAAGCAATACCACTGACAAATCGTTGGCTGTGGACTTGACCGATAAGAAACTCacgaaaaaagagagaaagaagctGAAGAAGCAAATGAAGAAAATGGAAGAGGCGAAGGGAAAGGAGGTGATGAAGCCGGTTCAAGCGGAGAGTCAGCCGCAGATCGTGACGATTAAAAGGGTGATGGAATCGAACAGCGCTGAACCAACGGTCACTATCACGTTGAAGGGTCAGACGCCAGCGGAGGACAAGGTTCTGTTCACGCTGGTAAATGGGCAAACCAAGGAGGCGCCCCTGCCGAAGTTGGAGACCGAGCAGAACCAAAACATCAgcgggaagaagaaaaagacCAAAGcgaacaataacaacaacaacagcaataccaacaacaataataataactcgtTGCAACAGGGGAACAAGTCGCAGCAGACGAACAACTCGAAGCAGCAGCCGCAGAATAAGATCTGCGACAATAAAAACGTGAAGCAACAAGCGAACAACGAGAAGGCTAAAGGGAAGCAGCTGGACGAGAAGAAAGTTCAGCAGCAGAGTATAACTGACACGAAAACCAAGTCCAAGAAGGACAAGAAGAACACGGAGAATAAAGAAAACGTGCTGCAGCAGAACACGGTGAACAAGAACAAGAATCAACAACAGAACGTGTCCACCAAGAAGCAGAACAAGATAAATACCCCACCGCAGACACCGGTCTCTCAAAAACCGCCGCCGAATGCGAATATCACGAATGAAAGCAATAAGAAGTCCAAAGGGCAGCAGCAGGATAAAAACAATCAGTTGAATACCAATAGAAATAACAGAAATGTACCTACTAACGTTTCCAACAAACAGGGGAAGAGCGATAATCAGAAGGTTCAGAGTAAGACACCCGTTCAGATGACAATCAAGCAGCGACCGGAAGTTCAGCCGTCTTCCACAGAGCGGGTCAACTCTCCTTTGAGTAGCCAGTTCAAGGACATCGGCGTGAATTCCAAGATCAACATAGAGAACTTGAAGCTACCACCTGGCATCACGATAACGAAGGTTGACGCCCCGGCGAAGCCTTTGCCAATAAGGTCAGCGCCTCTGCCGAAGCCAGTGAACCCTCCTAAACAGACCACGATCATCGCTGCACCCATGAGCGGAGTTCAGTCGAGCTACGCGAGCTCTCAAGCGGGTGGAAACGTGATCGTGGTCGATACTGGGAAGCTGAAGCAGGACCTCCTTCCTAAACCTGCAGAAAAGG ATGTGCCCAAGGAGTCGTTGCCAAGCCAGAGCACCAgtggaaagaagaagaaaaagaagaacaagaacGCAGCGAACTCCAGCAACGTGCTTAGTCAAGCAGCGATGCAAAACAATGATCCCTTCTCAAACGACCACACAGACGAGCCTGCCAGAATACTCCACAACCCAAACACCAACATGGTGACCATCAGGAACCCCGCCTTTGGCCCCATGAAAGTGCCACCCACGCAACAGGCGGCTATCATAAAGGTCTCGGAGAACGGCATGGTGACCATCAGAAGTCCCGCGTTGCAGCAGGCGATAAACGCGGGCCTGACGTCGCCTCCCAAGCCAGACTACATAGTGAAAGGCGATCTGTCGTCCAGAACGTCCGCGGAGGGCGCGACAAATTTGAAACACTCCAGCAACGGTATCATCCCGTCGAGTCTGGCGGAGCTGAGGAGCAGACTGACCCCAGACTGCGCCACTCTTAGCGGTCTGGCGAACATTCAGATCAGCAAGGTGACCAACGGTCAGCCGATACCGGAGAACGGAATCAACTTGAAGGGGACTAGCGTGACCCTGACGAAAGTGAGAACGGAGACGAGCATGAAGGACGTGCAGAGCGCTAAAACGGCGGTGCGAGAGGCGCTAAACGCCTCGATAGTCGCTGCCTCCAGCACCGGCAagagcaagaagaagaagaaacgcggAGCGGGCACGAGGCAGTGCGGCGATGACTGGAACCTCGTTG GAGAAGGCCGTGTGCCGCGTTAG